Proteins from a single region of Budorcas taxicolor isolate Tak-1 chromosome 7, Takin1.1, whole genome shotgun sequence:
- the LOC128050976 gene encoding olfactory receptor 2M2-like: protein MDVWKNTSLSDFILLGLFSYSPYDFFLFTLVLLASAASLTGNILFLLLIQADRRLHTPMYFFLSQVSIMDLTMMGTVVPKMAANFLSGSKFISRGGCATQVFLVVMVGSAECFLLAVMAYDRYVAVCLPLRYPVLMNWKACCVMALASWMVGVTDSVIYVGMVFSFPYCGSLQVDHFFCEVPTLLRLSCADTSLFQDLIYACCVVMMLLPLGVVVASYARILMAVVNMPSTEGKQKALTTCSSHLTVVGLYYGGGLFNYMQKASARTPAEDRAISTFYTIIAPMLNPLIYSLRNREVMRAFKKILGTWRV, encoded by the coding sequence ATGGACGTATGGAAGAATACCTCCCTGTCAGATTTCATCCTTTTGGGTCTGTTCAGCTACTCACCATATGACTTCTTCCTTTTTACCCTTGTCCTCCTGGCCTCTGCTGCTTCTCTGACTGGCAAcatcctcttcctcctgctcatACAAGCTGACAGGCGCCTGCACACTCCCATGTACTTTTTTCTTAGCCAGGTCTCCATCATGGACCTGACCATGATGGGCACAGTGGTGCCCAAGATGGCAGCCAACTTCCTCTCGGGAAGTAAGTTCATCTCTCGGGGTGGCTGTGCCACTCAGGTCTTCCTAGTGGTCATGGTAGGAAGTGCTGAGTGCTTCCTCCTGGCAGTCATGGCCTATGACAGGTATGTGGCTGTCTGTCTCCCTCTGCGGTACCCTGTGCTCATGAACTGGAAGGCCTGCTGCGTGATGGCCCTTGCATCCTGGATGGTTGGAGTGACTGACAGTGTAATTTATGTGGGCATGGTCTTCAGCTTCCCCTACTGTGGTTCTCTCCAGGTGGACCACTTCTTCTGTGAGGTCCCCACCCTGTTGCGGCTCTCCTGTGCAGACACCTCGCTTTTTCAGGACCTCATCTATGCTTGCTGTGTAGTCATGATGCTGCTGCCCCTAGGGGTCGTTGTGGCTTCCTATGCCCGGATCCTCATGGCTGTAGTTAACATGCCCTCCACTGAGGGGAAACAGAAGGCGCTGACTACTTGCTCCTCGCACCTGACTGTGGTGGGTCTTTACTATGGGGGTGGCCTATTTAACTACATGCAGAAAGCTTCTGCTAGGACGCCAGCAGAAGACAGAGCCATCTCCACCTTCTACACCATCATTGCTCCGATGCTCAACCCACTCATTTACAGCCTGAGGAACAGGGAGGTAATGAGGGCCTTTAAGAAGATCCTGGGAACATGGAGAGTGTAG